In the Molothrus aeneus isolate 106 chromosome 28, BPBGC_Maene_1.0, whole genome shotgun sequence genome, one interval contains:
- the LOC136567170 gene encoding acrosin-like, with translation MSLLYLLILLAVYTPAHGTWDNCRGTCGQRPVASDYNSIAADYRIMAGTGALPGAWPWIVSIQDPRKDGSGHTCGGSLISPQWVLTAAHCFLQARNVTKWRVLIGATQLSHLGPEAQVRHVKRLLAHQEYTADSQQNDIALLELDQPVECSDYVQLACVPNASLTVSELKTCYIAGWSSASAKAQGASDVLQEAKVRLLDVRLVNSSRWYAGAIHTHNLCAGYPRGAMDTCQGDSGGPLVCKDNRASYFWLVGVTSWGKGCAKKAKQLGVYTSTQYFYNWILIQMGVCPPPAETETPTPEPTFSSTPSEEPAPTPTEAGCSTTASTHQPTAAAMPEVAWTSNSSEEPMPTQPLLPTPHPYEILQQFLTQVHQMLQSLVGNRTEAAG, from the exons ATGAGCCTGCTGtacctcctcatcctcctggcTGTGTACACACCTGCACATGGCACCTGGGACAACTGCAG AGGGACCTGTGGGCAGCGGCCCGTGGCTTCTGACTACAACTCCATAGCTGCTGACTACAGAATCATGGCTGGCACAGGCGCCCTGCCGGGGGCCTGGCCCTGGATTGTCAGCATCCAGGACCCCAGGAAAGATGGCAGCGGCCACACGTGTGGAGGGTCCCTCATCAGCCCACAGTGggtcctcacagcagcccacTGCTTCCTCCAGGCCAG gaacGTCACCAAGTGGCGCGTGCTGATCGGGGCCACCCAGCTGAGCCACCTGGGCCCCGAGGCTCAGGTGCGCCACGTCAAGAGGCTGCTGGCCCACCAGGAGTACACGGCTGACTCCCAGCAGAATGACAttgccctgctggagctggaccAGCCCGTGGAGTGCAGCGACTACGTGCAGCTCGCCTGCGTGCCCAACGCCTCGCTCACGGTGTCGGAGCTGAAAACCTGCTACATTGCTGGCTGGAGTTCTGCCAGTGCTAAAG ctcagggtgCCAGTGATGTCCTGCAGGAAGCCAAGGTCCGGCTCCTGGATGTCCGGCTGGTCAACAGCAGCCGCTGGTACGCTGGGGCCATCCACACCCACAACCTGTGTGCTGGCTACCCCCGGGGTGCCATGGACACCTGCCAG GGTGACAGTGGAGGGCCTCTGGTGTGCAAAGATAACCGTGCCAGCTACTTCTGGCTGGTTGGAGTGACCAGCTGGGGAAAAGGCTGTGCGAAAAAAGCCAAACAGCTGGGAGTCTACACCTCCACTCAGTACTTCTACAACTGGATCCTGATCCAGATGGGCGTGTGCCCACCT CCAGCTGAAACAGAGACTCCAACGCCAGAGCCAACCTTCAGCTCAACCCCTTCTGAGGAGCCAGCGCCAACACCCACAGAGGCAGGCTGCTCTACTACAGCCAGCACTCATCAGCCAACTGCAGCTGCCATGCCAGAGGTAGCCTGGACCTCAAATTCCTCTGAGGAGCCAATGCCAACACAACCTCTCTTGCCCACTCCGCATCCGTACGAGATTCTGCAGCAATTCTTAACCCAGGTGCACCAGATGCTGCAGAGCCTCGTGGGGAACAGGACAGAAGCAGCAGGATGA
- the RPL23 gene encoding large ribosomal subunit protein uL14 produces MSKRGRGGSSGAKFRISLGLPVGAVINCADNTGAKNLYIISVKGIKGRLNRLPAAGVGDMVMATVKKGKPELRKKVHPAVVIRQRKSYRRKDGVFLYFEDNAGVIVNNKGEMKGSAITGPVAKECADLWPRIASNAGSIA; encoded by the exons ATGTCGAAGCGAG GACGCGGAGGTTCGTCCGGGGCCAAGTTCCGCATCTCGCTGGGTCTCCCGGTGGGGGCCGTGATCAACTGCGCCGACAACACCG GGGCCAAGAACCTCTACATCATCTCCGTGAAGGGCATCAAGGGCCGCCTGAACCGCCTGCCGGCGGCCGGCGTGGGTGACATGGTGATGGCCACGGTGAAGAAGGGCAAGCCGGAGCTGAGGAAGAAGG TGCATCCAGCAGTGGTGATCAGGCAGCGGAAATCCTACAGGAGAAAAGATGGGGTGTTCCTGTACTTCGAGGACAACGCAGGAGTGATTGTAAATAACAAAGGGGAAATGAAAG GCTCAGCCATCACAGGCCCCGTGGCCAAGGAATGTGCAGATCTGTGGCCCAGGATCGCCTCCAACGCCGGGAGCATCGCCTGa